One window from the genome of Halostella litorea encodes:
- a CDS encoding proteasome assembly chaperone family protein: protein MDELDIETVAEADLSEPVLVEGLPGVGHVGKLAAEHLVEELDSTLVRRVYSEHFPPQVDIDEEGVAALTCAEFHAVEGGDRDLLVLTGDHQAQDNVGHYRLASAFLDVADEFGADEVFSLGGVPTGELIEEYDVLGAAANGSLVEELEAVGVEFREDEPAGGIVGVSGLLLGLGRRREFDAACLMGETSGYLVDPKSARAVLETLEELLGFELDYESLEERADEMEDVINKIQEMEQQQSMDVPTDEDLRYIG from the coding sequence ATGGACGAACTCGACATCGAGACCGTCGCCGAGGCCGACCTGTCGGAGCCGGTGCTCGTCGAGGGCCTGCCCGGCGTCGGCCACGTCGGCAAGCTCGCGGCCGAGCACCTCGTGGAGGAGCTCGACAGCACCCTCGTCCGACGGGTGTACTCCGAGCACTTCCCGCCGCAGGTCGACATCGACGAGGAGGGCGTCGCCGCGCTGACCTGCGCCGAGTTCCACGCAGTCGAGGGCGGCGACCGGGACCTGCTCGTTCTCACCGGCGACCACCAGGCCCAGGACAACGTCGGCCACTACCGGCTCGCGTCCGCGTTCCTCGACGTGGCCGACGAGTTCGGCGCCGACGAGGTGTTCTCGCTGGGCGGCGTGCCGACCGGCGAACTCATCGAGGAGTACGACGTGCTCGGCGCGGCCGCCAACGGGTCGCTGGTCGAGGAACTGGAGGCGGTCGGCGTCGAGTTCCGCGAGGACGAGCCGGCCGGCGGCATCGTCGGCGTCAGCGGCCTCCTGCTCGGCCTCGGCCGGCGGCGGGAGTTCGACGCGGCCTGCCTGATGGGCGAGACGAGCGGCTACCTCGTCGACCCGAAGAGCGCCCGCGCGGTGCTGGAGACGCTGGAGGAACTGCTCGGTTTCGAACTCGACTACGAGTCCCTGGAGGAGCGCGCCGACGAGATGGAGGACGTCATCAACAAGATCCAGGAGATGGAACAGCAGCAGTCGATGGACGTCCCGACGGACGAGGACCTGCGGTACATCGGCTGA
- a CDS encoding RNA-protein complex protein Nop10, with protein sequence MKSDIRVCSAWDDEHDRPVYTLSDSCPDCGADAVNSAPAPFDPEDRYGEYRRALKRRARE encoded by the coding sequence ATGAAATCCGATATCCGGGTGTGTTCGGCCTGGGACGACGAACACGACCGCCCGGTGTACACCCTCTCCGACTCCTGTCCCGACTGCGGCGCGGACGCCGTCAACTCCGCGCCGGCGCCGTTCGACCCCGAAGACCGGTACGGCGAGTACCGACGCGCTCTTAAGCGGCGCGCCCGCGAGTAA
- a CDS encoding translation initiation factor IF-2 subunit alpha, translated as MKFSGWPENGELVVGKIDEIEDFGVFVDLEEYEDKRGLIHISEVASGWIKNVRDHVREGQTVVCKVLDVDRDSQQIDLSLKDVNDHQRSDKIQEWKNEQKADNWMELAFGEDIDDETYGTVANELLSIHGSLYDGFEQAAIHGEEALEDADLDDEEIAAIVETARENVSVPYVNVTGYVDLECPDGDGVDAVKEALQAAEGNGEVPEEVDLEVTYVGAPEYRIRVRAPNYKTAEDQLEESAARAADRIAEFGGAGEFHRDRRTDEE; from the coding sequence ATGAAGTTCAGCGGCTGGCCCGAGAACGGCGAACTCGTCGTCGGCAAGATAGACGAGATAGAGGACTTCGGCGTGTTCGTCGACCTGGAGGAGTACGAGGACAAGCGCGGCCTCATCCACATCAGCGAGGTCGCCAGCGGGTGGATCAAGAACGTCCGCGACCACGTGCGCGAGGGCCAGACCGTCGTCTGTAAAGTGCTCGACGTCGACCGCGACTCCCAGCAGATAGACCTCTCGCTGAAGGACGTCAACGACCACCAGCGCTCCGACAAGATCCAGGAGTGGAAAAACGAGCAGAAGGCCGACAACTGGATGGAACTGGCCTTCGGCGAGGACATCGACGACGAGACGTACGGCACGGTCGCCAACGAGTTGCTCTCGATCCACGGCAGCCTCTACGACGGCTTCGAGCAGGCCGCCATCCACGGCGAGGAGGCCCTCGAGGACGCCGACCTCGACGACGAGGAGATAGCGGCCATCGTCGAGACGGCCCGCGAGAACGTGTCGGTCCCCTACGTCAACGTGACCGGCTACGTCGACCTGGAGTGTCCCGACGGCGACGGCGTCGACGCCGTCAAGGAGGCGCTGCAGGCCGCCGAGGGCAACGGGGAAGTGCCCGAGGAGGTCGACCTCGAAGTGACCTACGTGGGCGCACCCGAGTACCGGATCCGGGTCCGCGCGCCCAACTACAAGACCGCGGAGGACCAGCTAGAGGAGAGCGCCGCCCGCGCCGCCGACCGGATCGCCGAGTTCGGCGGGGCCGGCGAGTTCCACCGCGACCGCCGCACCGACGAGGAATGA
- a CDS encoding 30S ribosomal protein S27e has protein sequence MAGSFHTVRCPDCENEQTVFEKASTEVSCAVCGHTLARPTGGKADYEGEVIETVEAR, from the coding sequence ATGGCAGGAAGCTTCCACACCGTCCGCTGTCCGGACTGCGAGAACGAACAGACCGTCTTCGAGAAGGCCTCGACCGAGGTGTCGTGTGCCGTCTGCGGGCACACGCTCGCTCGCCCCACGGGCGGGAAGGCCGACTACGAGGGCGAAGTCATAGAGACCGTCGAAGCACGATGA
- a CDS encoding 50S ribosomal protein L44e, translated as MEMPRRFNTYCPHCNEHNEHEVEKVRGGRSTGMKWDDRKQKEGSKGIGNRGRFSKVPGGDKPTKKTDLKYRCGDCGQAHLREGWRAGRLELTD; from the coding sequence ATGGAGATGCCTCGACGCTTCAACACGTACTGTCCGCACTGCAACGAACACAACGAACACGAGGTCGAGAAGGTCCGCGGCGGCCGCTCGACCGGCATGAAGTGGGACGACCGCAAGCAGAAGGAGGGGTCGAAGGGTATCGGGAACCGCGGCCGGTTCTCGAAGGTGCCCGGCGGCGACAAGCCCACGAAGAAGACGGACCTCAAGTACCGCTGCGGCGACTGCGGGCAGGCTCACCTCCGCGAGGGATGGCGCGCCGGCCGACTCGAACTCACCGACTAA
- a CDS encoding HAH_0734 family protein: MKRLIVSGDPDIRKDAIIDYEGEEQVVFQINRNGDWHGPEEVQLWCIVGTEDEREAYETRDYIPHWLDVDRVDAEALDVVKAKGDLSV; encoded by the coding sequence ATGAAGCGACTCATCGTCTCGGGCGACCCCGACATCCGGAAGGACGCCATCATCGACTACGAGGGCGAGGAGCAGGTCGTCTTCCAGATCAACCGGAACGGTGACTGGCACGGCCCCGAGGAGGTCCAGCTCTGGTGTATCGTCGGGACCGAGGACGAGCGCGAGGCCTACGAGACGCGCGACTACATCCCCCACTGGCTCGACGTGGACCGGGTCGACGCCGAGGCGCTCGACGTCGTGAAGGCGAAAGGCGACCTCTCCGTTTAG
- a CDS encoding DUF2298 domain-containing protein, whose protein sequence is MDYAAALSWLVAYVALGAVAAKPYVGVRRRLSSGAALGLTLAALPAAAGAYWLGLTRLAWPAMLAALAVVAVCVAAAQLTAAGYGWTRYALRAVVGVALAAAVALHFGAWPDVAAAAYFRRMEAHEVAVWWTAFVSLGALALPLAALVFDRFDDRGAGVALPLALAVVGVVGYWVGHITFGPVALAAGLAAVAAGTGIAVQRGVPVDLRAYGEVVVVFSLAFGLLVALRGVDPAVTPGAGEKFLDYGLLRSLLRAEALPPADMWFAGEPVQYYYGGHMLAALLTELTGTPARYAYNLALAGVYGTLAAAAYGVAKAVAADRGGTGRTAGAFAAVLVAVASNLSTPLRLLVYYLPEWAGSRIADLASLEIAQRPSVAAGPDSFYYWPASRVIDRHVSGGQQWHYITEFPFFAFRNGDLHAHMVSMPFLLLVAALLFQYWLTPADERRRRRALVFLTVPAVGGLVGVINTWTFPTVAGLTWLALTFAPADPATLFPRRVRVAAERFGDRSRLHAEAARTGTALVGGATVAALGVLLAAPFFLGTASGRSVGVLPPNRSGAAGLLVVHGAFLAVAFAYLFSRDGVPRAAPGLVAVAAVALYVVAAPFRFAAVAIFVPPLVVAWLLLRAGRGVGFETALLVGVLGLVTAVEFVYVVERAGPGRMNTLFKVYTQVWVLWGVAAAVMLADRAPLGAALRAAWGRAGTAFTPVERALGLDAAGDDGRPSRRARTVSVSAGGAVASVAAVGLLASLSLYGGFVATSQFENGTDDPTLDATAYVAEQHPVEAEAIAWLDRREGQPHIVSAPGTEIYDWVNAPSSLTGLPTVAGWNHEVGYRGPKPYYERVADVETIYTGSTEERAALLRQYEVTYIYMGPTERLRYGARDLDDDPGISVEKEYPFVVIFRVDRSELA, encoded by the coding sequence ATGGACTACGCCGCCGCCCTCTCGTGGCTCGTCGCGTACGTCGCGCTCGGGGCGGTCGCCGCGAAGCCCTACGTCGGCGTCCGTCGCCGGCTGTCCTCGGGGGCGGCACTCGGCCTGACGCTGGCGGCGCTTCCCGCGGCCGCCGGCGCGTACTGGCTCGGTCTGACGCGGCTAGCGTGGCCGGCGATGCTCGCCGCGCTCGCCGTCGTCGCGGTCTGCGTCGCGGCGGCGCAGCTGACCGCCGCCGGCTACGGGTGGACGCGGTACGCGCTCCGGGCGGTCGTCGGCGTCGCGCTCGCGGCGGCGGTCGCGCTCCACTTCGGGGCGTGGCCGGACGTCGCCGCGGCCGCGTACTTCCGCCGCATGGAAGCCCACGAGGTCGCCGTCTGGTGGACGGCGTTCGTCAGCCTCGGCGCGCTCGCGCTGCCGCTCGCCGCCCTCGTCTTCGACCGCTTCGACGACCGCGGCGCGGGGGTAGCCCTGCCGCTCGCCCTCGCCGTCGTCGGCGTCGTCGGCTACTGGGTCGGCCACATCACGTTCGGCCCGGTCGCGCTCGCGGCGGGGCTGGCGGCCGTCGCCGCCGGAACCGGGATCGCGGTCCAGCGAGGCGTCCCCGTCGACCTGCGGGCGTACGGGGAGGTGGTCGTCGTCTTCTCGCTCGCGTTCGGCCTGCTCGTCGCGCTCCGGGGCGTGGACCCCGCGGTCACCCCCGGGGCCGGGGAGAAGTTCCTCGACTACGGCCTCCTGCGGTCGCTGCTCCGGGCGGAGGCGCTTCCCCCGGCGGACATGTGGTTCGCCGGCGAGCCGGTGCAGTACTACTACGGCGGCCACATGCTCGCGGCGCTGCTGACGGAGCTCACCGGGACGCCCGCCCGGTACGCGTACAACCTCGCGCTCGCCGGCGTGTACGGCACGCTCGCGGCCGCTGCGTACGGGGTCGCGAAGGCGGTTGCGGCCGACCGGGGCGGCACCGGGCGGACCGCGGGCGCCTTCGCGGCCGTCCTGGTCGCCGTCGCCAGCAACCTCTCGACGCCGCTGCGCCTGCTCGTCTACTACCTGCCCGAGTGGGCGGGGAGCCGGATCGCCGACCTCGCCAGCCTCGAGATCGCCCAGCGTCCGAGCGTCGCCGCGGGTCCCGACTCGTTCTACTACTGGCCGGCCTCGCGGGTGATCGACCGGCACGTGTCCGGCGGACAGCAGTGGCACTACATCACCGAGTTCCCCTTCTTCGCGTTCCGCAACGGCGACCTCCACGCCCACATGGTGAGCATGCCGTTCCTGCTGCTCGTCGCTGCGCTCCTGTTCCAGTACTGGCTGACGCCGGCCGACGAGCGCCGGCGGCGGCGGGCCCTCGTCTTCCTCACGGTGCCCGCGGTCGGCGGGCTCGTCGGCGTCATCAACACCTGGACGTTCCCCACGGTCGCCGGGCTGACGTGGCTCGCGCTGACGTTCGCGCCGGCGGACCCGGCGACGCTGTTCCCGCGGCGGGTCAGGGTGGCGGCCGAGCGGTTCGGGGACCGCTCCCGGCTCCACGCCGAGGCGGCGCGGACGGGGACGGCGCTCGTCGGCGGCGCGACCGTCGCCGCCCTCGGCGTCCTCCTCGCCGCCCCGTTTTTCCTCGGGACCGCGAGCGGGCGGAGCGTCGGGGTGCTCCCGCCGAACCGGAGCGGTGCGGCGGGGCTGCTGGTCGTCCACGGCGCGTTCCTCGCGGTCGCGTTCGCGTACCTGTTCTCGCGGGACGGCGTGCCCCGGGCGGCCCCGGGGCTGGTCGCCGTGGCGGCCGTCGCGCTGTACGTCGTCGCCGCGCCGTTTCGCTTCGCGGCCGTGGCTATCTTCGTCCCGCCCCTGGTCGTCGCCTGGCTCCTGCTCCGGGCCGGCCGCGGCGTCGGCTTCGAGACGGCGCTGCTCGTCGGCGTCCTCGGCCTCGTGACCGCGGTGGAGTTCGTCTACGTCGTCGAACGGGCCGGCCCCGGCCGGATGAACACCCTGTTCAAGGTGTACACGCAGGTGTGGGTGCTCTGGGGCGTCGCGGCCGCCGTCATGCTCGCCGACCGCGCGCCGCTCGGGGCGGCGCTCCGGGCCGCGTGGGGCCGGGCCGGGACCGCGTTCACGCCGGTCGAGCGGGCGCTCGGGCTGGACGCCGCCGGGGACGACGGTCGGCCTTCGCGGCGGGCCCGGACCGTCTCGGTGAGCGCTGGCGGCGCGGTCGCGTCGGTGGCCGCCGTCGGCCTGCTCGCGTCGCTGTCGCTGTACGGCGGCTTCGTCGCGACGAGCCAGTTCGAGAACGGGACGGACGACCCGACGCTCGACGCCACCGCGTACGTCGCCGAGCAGCATCCGGTCGAGGCGGAGGCGATCGCCTGGCTGGACCGGCGTGAGGGCCAGCCCCACATCGTCTCCGCGCCGGGCACGGAGATATACGACTGGGTGAACGCCCCGTCGAGCCTCACCGGGCTGCCGACGGTCGCCGGGTGGAACCACGAAGTCGGCTACCGCGGGCCGAAGCCGTACTACGAGCGGGTCGCGGACGTCGAGACGATCTACACCGGGTCGACCGAAGAGCGGGCGGCGCTGCTCCGGCAGTACGAGGTGACGTACATCTACATGGGGCCGACCGAACGCCTGCGCTACGGCGCGCGCGACCTGGACGACGACCCGGGCATCTCGGTCGAGAAGGAGTACCCCTTCGTCGTGATCTTCCGGGTCGACCGGTCGGAACTCGCCTAA
- a CDS encoding methylglyoxal synthase encodes MTRVALIAHDDEKPEMIDLVSDYRETLEPFDLLATGTTGKRIVEETGLEVERKNSGPLGGDMMIGAEVAEERVDGIVFLRDPLTAQPHEPDISALLRICDVHDTPLATTRTSAEYVLEGLADDR; translated from the coding sequence ATGACGCGCGTAGCGCTCATCGCCCACGACGACGAGAAGCCGGAGATGATAGACCTCGTGTCCGACTACCGCGAGACGCTCGAACCGTTCGACCTGCTCGCCACCGGCACGACCGGCAAGCGCATCGTCGAGGAGACGGGCCTGGAGGTGGAGCGGAAGAACTCGGGGCCGCTCGGCGGCGACATGATGATTGGCGCGGAGGTCGCCGAGGAGCGCGTCGACGGCATCGTGTTCCTCCGGGACCCGCTGACGGCCCAGCCCCACGAGCCGGACATCTCCGCGCTGTTGCGGATCTGCGACGTGCACGACACGCCGCTGGCGACGACGCGCACCTCCGCGGAGTACGTGCTGGAGGGGCTCGCAGACGACCGATAG
- a CDS encoding glycosyltransferase: MGPSLGVVIPAYRPDVSALRTYVGDLRERLDPVAIRVELDDPTAETRAALADLPATVNAVDARRGKGGAITCGFERLDADVLAFADADGSTPAASVADVVAPVRAGDADLAVGSRRHPDADVRSHQTMARRRLGDAFAWVARRFLGVDLYDFQCGAKAIARDAWREVRQHLYEPGFAWDVELVAMAAALDLRIAEVPVVWRDMPDSTVAPLGTAGELARALFRSRRRARRLRAGPNRIASRDRDGPSALVDRFPVDRE, translated from the coding sequence ATGGGACCGTCGCTCGGCGTCGTGATACCCGCCTACCGCCCGGACGTCAGCGCCCTCCGGACGTACGTCGGGGACCTCCGCGAGCGGCTGGACCCGGTCGCGATCCGCGTCGAACTCGACGACCCGACCGCCGAGACGCGGGCCGCGCTGGCGGACCTGCCGGCGACGGTGAACGCAGTCGACGCCCGCCGCGGGAAGGGCGGCGCGATCACCTGCGGGTTCGAGCGCCTCGACGCGGACGTGCTGGCGTTCGCCGACGCCGACGGCAGCACGCCGGCCGCGTCGGTGGCCGACGTGGTCGCGCCGGTCCGGGCCGGCGACGCCGACCTCGCCGTCGGCTCGCGCCGCCACCCCGACGCCGACGTGCGGAGCCACCAGACCATGGCGCGCCGCCGCCTCGGCGACGCGTTCGCCTGGGTCGCCCGCCGGTTCCTCGGCGTCGACCTGTACGACTTCCAGTGCGGCGCGAAGGCCATCGCCCGCGACGCCTGGCGCGAGGTGCGACAACACCTCTACGAACCCGGCTTCGCGTGGGACGTGGAACTCGTCGCCATGGCCGCCGCACTCGACCTCAGGATCGCCGAGGTGCCGGTCGTCTGGCGGGACATGCCGGACTCGACCGTCGCGCCGCTCGGCACCGCCGGCGAACTCGCCCGGGCGCTTTTCCGCTCGCGCCGCCGCGCCCGCCGGCTCCGCGCCGGGCCGAACCGCATCGCGTCCCGCGACCGTGACGGGCCGAGCGCCCTCGTCGACCGGTTCCCGGTCGACCGGGAGTGA
- a CDS encoding GtrA family protein, which produces MRDALSHRLRALASGVRFGQFASVGAVGAVCDNAVLGVLLQFGVGPELAKLAGAETAIVVMFLINERWTFADEGAPGAGPLLRRFLTSNLVRAGGVLVATAVFSQVYRNFDVTIGLFGVDLWFLAANLVGIAAGMVVNYVAESLFTWRVHGGR; this is translated from the coding sequence ATGCGCGACGCCCTGTCCCACCGGCTCCGCGCGCTCGCCTCCGGAGTCCGATTCGGCCAGTTCGCCTCCGTCGGCGCCGTCGGCGCGGTGTGTGACAACGCCGTCCTCGGGGTCCTCCTCCAGTTCGGCGTCGGGCCGGAACTCGCGAAACTGGCCGGCGCGGAGACGGCGATCGTCGTGATGTTCCTCATCAACGAGCGCTGGACGTTCGCCGACGAGGGCGCGCCCGGCGCGGGGCCGCTTCTCCGGCGCTTCCTCACGTCGAACCTCGTCCGCGCCGGCGGCGTGCTCGTCGCCACCGCCGTCTTCTCGCAGGTGTACCGCAACTTCGACGTGACGATCGGCCTGTTCGGCGTCGACCTGTGGTTCCTCGCGGCGAACCTCGTCGGCATCGCGGCGGGGATGGTCGTGAACTACGTCGCCGAGAGCCTGTTCACATGGCGGGTCCACGGCGGGCGGTAA
- a CDS encoding GNAT family N-acetyltransferase, producing the protein MTDDSPVRPATESDAAAIQRVARDAWHAAYDAVLGPERVDETVSSWYDPERLVEDDVEPDDRPLFVAEVDGAVVGFAEAAPDGDDDGLAHLYRIYVAPDHWGDGIGGALLARVESVLRERGFDRLQLSVMAENDVGVGFYESHGFDRVAEAHNDQLGIREYEYRKEL; encoded by the coding sequence ATGACGGATGATTCTCCTGTGCGCCCGGCGACCGAGAGCGACGCCGCTGCGATCCAGCGGGTCGCCCGCGACGCCTGGCACGCCGCCTACGACGCGGTGCTCGGGCCGGAGCGCGTCGACGAGACGGTCTCCTCGTGGTACGACCCGGAGCGGCTGGTCGAGGACGACGTCGAGCCCGACGACCGCCCGCTGTTCGTCGCCGAGGTCGATGGGGCGGTCGTCGGCTTCGCCGAGGCCGCACCCGACGGCGACGACGACGGGCTGGCCCACCTCTACCGCATCTACGTCGCGCCGGACCACTGGGGCGACGGGATCGGCGGGGCGCTGCTCGCCCGCGTCGAGTCGGTCCTCCGGGAGCGCGGGTTCGACCGGCTCCAGTTGTCGGTGATGGCGGAGAACGACGTCGGCGTCGGGTTCTACGAGTCGCACGGGTTCGACCGCGTCGCCGAGGCGCACAACGACCAGCTCGGCATCCGGGAGTACGAGTACCGCAAGGAACTGTAG
- a CDS encoding type 1 glutamine amidotransferase domain-containing protein, with translation MTSVLFVVSEEGYWGEECATPFRELSERGVDIDVATPSGNEPVVDDRSVDPDEVGEETVDAVMEVHEDDRMIHPKPVATADADPYDAVVFPGGHGTEWDVNQDRHARALLRDAVAGDDGVALVVCHAVGILAFTRTEDGEFLVDGRDVTGFPNEWEEGIVDEHDNMPDGRKLPYWVEDEVKAAGANWDAELDADESVTTDGDLITARGPGSSHAAATTLIERLGVTDD, from the coding sequence ATGACGTCCGTCCTGTTCGTCGTCAGCGAGGAGGGGTACTGGGGAGAGGAATGTGCGACGCCGTTCCGCGAACTCTCGGAGCGGGGCGTCGACATCGACGTCGCGACGCCGAGCGGCAACGAGCCGGTCGTCGACGACCGCTCGGTCGACCCCGACGAGGTCGGGGAGGAGACGGTCGACGCGGTGATGGAGGTCCACGAGGACGACCGGATGATACACCCGAAGCCGGTCGCCACCGCGGACGCCGACCCGTACGACGCCGTCGTGTTCCCCGGCGGCCACGGCACCGAGTGGGACGTGAACCAGGACCGCCACGCCCGCGCGCTGCTCCGCGATGCCGTCGCCGGCGACGACGGCGTCGCGCTGGTCGTCTGCCACGCGGTCGGCATCCTCGCGTTCACCCGAACCGAGGACGGCGAGTTCCTCGTCGACGGCCGCGACGTCACCGGCTTCCCGAACGAGTGGGAGGAGGGGATCGTCGACGAGCACGACAACATGCCCGACGGCCGGAAGCTGCCGTACTGGGTCGAGGACGAGGTGAAGGCCGCCGGCGCGAACTGGGACGCCGAACTCGACGCCGACGAGAGCGTCACGACGGACGGCGACCTGATCACCGCCCGCGGCCCCGGCTCCTCGCACGCCGCCGCGACCACGCTGATCGAACGGCTCGGCGTCACCGACGACTGA
- the hpt gene encoding hypoxanthine/guanine phosphoribosyltransferase, producing MDQLRRSLLDAPIIEKDGYHYFVHPISDGVPMLEPGLLREIVIKLIRKADLEDVDKIVTPAAMGIHISTAVSLMTDIPLVVIRKRQYGLDGEVALFQETGYSESEMYINDVDEGDRVLVLDDVLSTGGTLKAILGSLEDIGADVCDTVAVIKKAGPNELDDTDYDVKTLINVDVQDGEVVIVDEHGDG from the coding sequence ATGGATCAGTTACGGCGGTCCCTGCTGGACGCCCCGATAATCGAGAAGGACGGGTACCACTACTTCGTACACCCCATCAGCGACGGCGTTCCGATGCTCGAACCGGGGCTGCTCCGCGAGATCGTCATCAAGCTCATCCGGAAGGCGGACTTGGAGGACGTGGACAAGATCGTCACGCCGGCGGCGATGGGCATCCACATCAGCACGGCCGTCTCGCTGATGACCGACATCCCGCTGGTCGTCATCCGCAAGCGCCAGTACGGGCTGGACGGCGAGGTCGCGCTGTTCCAGGAGACGGGCTACTCGGAGAGCGAGATGTACATCAACGACGTCGACGAGGGCGACCGCGTCCTCGTGCTCGACGACGTGCTCTCGACCGGCGGCACGCTCAAGGCGATCCTCGGCTCGCTGGAGGACATCGGCGCGGACGTCTGTGACACCGTCGCCGTCATCAAGAAGGCCGGCCCGAACGAACTCGACGACACCGACTACGACGTGAAGACGCTGATCAACGTGGACGTGCAGGACGGCGAGGTCGTCATCGTCGACGAACACGGCGACGGGTAG
- a CDS encoding DUF7344 domain-containing protein, producing the protein MASVTSDGTDTGSDGAEAADPLSKTDIFDVLRNQRRRFVLQYLKRHETPVELGDLATQVAAWEYDTTPDGVTSAQRKRVYTTLQQTHLPRMDEVGIVAYDADEGTIERTDATADLTVYLEIVPGNEFAWRELYLSLGAVSLALVAALWGDVYPLTVLSDLVWATLIAAVVTVSAVAHVYHERHMRLGQQEAPPELDYDADD; encoded by the coding sequence ATGGCAAGCGTGACCAGTGACGGCACGGACACCGGGAGCGACGGGGCGGAAGCGGCGGATCCACTCTCGAAGACGGATATCTTCGACGTCCTCCGGAACCAGCGGCGACGCTTCGTGCTGCAGTATCTCAAGCGCCACGAGACGCCGGTCGAACTCGGCGACCTCGCCACGCAAGTCGCCGCCTGGGAGTACGACACCACGCCGGACGGCGTGACCTCCGCGCAGCGAAAGCGGGTGTACACGACACTGCAACAGACCCACCTCCCGCGGATGGACGAGGTCGGGATCGTCGCCTACGACGCCGACGAGGGCACCATAGAGCGCACCGACGCGACGGCAGACCTCACCGTCTACCTAGAGATCGTGCCCGGCAACGAGTTCGCGTGGCGGGAGCTGTACCTCTCGCTCGGCGCGGTCAGCCTCGCGCTGGTCGCCGCGCTGTGGGGCGACGTGTACCCCCTGACCGTCCTGTCCGACCTCGTCTGGGCGACGCTCATCGCGGCCGTCGTGACGGTGTCGGCGGTCGCCCACGTCTACCACGAGCGCCACATGCGGCTGGGCCAGCAGGAGGCCCCGCCCGAACTGGACTACGATGCGGACGACTAG
- a CDS encoding DUF7322 domain-containing protein: MFDEFEGEDGDPFDGEDDSPEEALGPDVPGVEGPDAPSVDGPETPAVEIPSVDTSSDDVPGDLMAAFWTLVVLANGAVLAFSLGLMFIGFRGNWDLGGRLVIASGLIAVLGWRIHRRYERRN; this comes from the coding sequence ATGTTCGACGAGTTCGAGGGCGAGGACGGCGACCCGTTCGACGGGGAGGACGACTCGCCCGAGGAGGCGCTCGGCCCGGACGTCCCCGGCGTCGAGGGACCCGACGCGCCGTCCGTCGACGGGCCGGAGACGCCCGCCGTGGAGATCCCCTCGGTCGACACCTCGTCGGATGACGTGCCCGGCGACCTGATGGCCGCGTTCTGGACGCTCGTCGTCCTCGCCAACGGCGCGGTGCTGGCGTTCAGCCTCGGCCTCATGTTCATCGGCTTCCGCGGGAACTGGGACCTGGGTGGTCGGCTCGTCATCGCGAGCGGCCTGATCGCCGTGCTCGGGTGGCGGATTCACCGCCGGTACGAGCGGCGGAACTAA